From the genome of Desulfovibrio sp. JY:
GCGGGGCCGAGGCCCGCGTCATGGGTTGGGTGCGCACCCGCCGTGACGCCAAGGGGTTTTCGTTCCTGGAAATAAACGACGGTTCCTGTTTGACCAACCTGCAAGTGATCGTGGATGCGGGCGTGCACGGCGCCGACGTCCTCAAGGATCTCGGCACGGGCGCGGCGGTGGCCGTGACCGGCGAGCTGGTTCCCTCGCCCGGCAAGGGGCAGCGCTTCGAGCTGCGGGCAACGGGCCTGGAACTGCTCGGCGCGGCCGATCCCGAAGCCTATCCGCTCCAGAAAAAACGCCACTCCGACGAATTCCTGCGCACCATCGCCCATTTGCGACCGCGCACCAACAAGTACGGGGCCATGCTGCGCCTGCGCTCGGCCCTGGGCCAGGCCGTGCACGCCTTTTTCGCCGCGCGCGGCTTCGCCTGGGTCCAGACGCCCATCATCACCGGTTCGGATTGCGAGGGCGCGGGCGAGATGTTCCGGGTCACGGCGCTTTCCGACGCCGAGGCCTGCCTGCCGTCCGGGGAACGGGCCAGCCGGGATTTTTTCGGCAAGGACGCCTACCTCACCGTTTCGGGTCAGCTTTCGGCCGAACCGCTCGCCCTGGCCCTGGGGCAAGTCTACACCTTTGGCCCCACCTTTCGGGCCGAGCACTCCGACACCTCGCGCCATGCCGCCGAATTCTGGATGCTCGAGCCTGAGATGGCCTTTGCCGACCTGGACGATGACATGGACCTGGGCGAGGCCCTGCTCAAGCATCTGGTCGGGGTGGCTGTAAACGACTGTGCCGAGGATTTCGGGCTGTTCGCCAAATACGTGGACCCGTCCCTGCCCGAAACGCTGGGGGCGATCCTCGAGAAGCCTTTCGTGCGCCTGCCCTACGCCGAGGCCGTGGATATTTTGTCCAGGGCGGAGGCCAAGTTCCAGTTTCCGGTCGGGTTCGGCTGCGATCTGCAAAGCGAGCACGAGCGGTACCTGACCGAGAAGCATTTCAAGCGGCCGGTGGTGGTCTACGACTATCCCAAGGAGATCAAGGCGTTTTACATGCGCCAAAATGACGACGGCCAAACGGTCGCGGCCATGGACGTGCTGGTTCCGGGTATCGGCGAGATTATCGGCGGCAGCGCCCGCGAGGAGCGCCTGGACGTGCTGACCGAGCGCATCCGCGAGTTGTCGCTGCCCATGGAGAGCTACTGGTGGTACCTGGACACGCGTCGTTTCGGTACCGTGCCCCATGCCGGTTTTGGGCTGGGCTTCGAGCGGCTGGTCATGCTCGTCACCGGCATCGGCAACATCCGCGACGTCATGGCCTTTGCCCGCACCTGGCGGCATCTGGAGTTTTAACGGTATGGCCGCGGCCCCGGGATGGCGGGGTCAGGCGGTCGCCATCTTGGCCGGCGCTTCGGGCCGGGCGGCGTCGCAACCGGGCAGGAGCACGTAAAAGACGCTGCCCTGGCCGGGCTGTGACTCCGCCCAGATCCGGCCGCCGTAATGGTGCACGATCTGCCGGCAGATGGCCAGGCCAAGCCCCGTTCCTTTGGTCGTTTCCCGCATGGTGTCGCCGCGGCCGACCTGATGGAACTTGCCGAAAATGGCTTCCAGTTCCTCGGCCGGAATCCCGATCCCGGAATCGGCGATGGCGAGCAAAAGCGACTCGCCTTCGCGCCGGACCGTCATGCACACCGTGCCTTCCCGGGTGAATTTCACCGCGTTTTGCAGCAAGTTGGTTGCGACCTGAATCAGCTGGTCCGGGTCCATGCAGACTTCCGGGACATCCTCATCCGCCTCGAGGACAAAGGAGAGTTCCGGCCGCTGGGCCAGGAGGCCTTTGATATTGCGGGCTGTTGTCCCGAGCACTTCCATGGGGTTGAAGCGCGTGTCGCGCCAGAGCATGTTGCCGGACTCGATGCGGTTGAGGTCCAGGACGTCGTTGATCAGGCGCGTGAGGCGCTCGGCCTCGCCGTAGACCACGCCCAGGTTGGCGGCGATGCGCCGGCCCCTAGCTTGCAAGGCCGGGGTGCCTTCGGCCAGAGGCAGGAACTGCTCGTTGAAATCGCGCCCTATCAACTTGGCGAAGCCCAGGATGGAGGTCAGGGGGGTGCGCAGTTCGTGGGACACCGTGGACAAGAAGGCCGACTTGAGGCGGTCGAGTTCGCTGAGGCGTATGTTGGCCTCGGCCAGTTCCAGTGCTTGCAGGCGCAGGTCGCGGGTGCGTTCCTCCACTTGGGCCTCGAGGCGCTGACGGCTTTCGGCCAACTCCTCCTCGATTTTTTTTCTGGCCGTGATGTCCGTGAACATGCCGAGCGCGCCGATGTAGTTGCCCGAGGCGTCGTAGAGGGGACTTGCCGACACCATGACCCAGAGCGATGCATCCGTAACGGTCCGGAGCTCGTGTTCGAACACCGGGCTTTGTCCCTGGCGCAGTTTTTCCAGATGCTCCCGGACAGTGACCAGGGATTTTCCCGTCAGGTAGGGATCCATCGGGCGGCCGGGCATTTCTTCCGGCGCGCAGCCGAGCATGGCGGCCATGCGACGGTTGACGAAGGCCGTCTTGTGGTCGGCATCGAGCACCCAGACCCCTTCGTTGGCGGTTTCCACGATGCGGCGGAATTTCTCCTCGCTCTCCCGCAAGGCCAGATTGGCCCGCTGCTTGTCCGTAATGTCCCGGATGACTTCGATGCCGCCGGTGATCCTGCCCGTCTCGTCGCGAAGGGCCACGGCCTTGGCCCAGATATGGCGGGGCCCCCGGGGCAGGGCCGCCACGGCGACCTCCGCGATGATGGAATCCACGCCCAAGTCCGCCACGGCGTAGCGTGCGTCCGGCTGGCCCACGGCGCCCCGGGCATAGTCGATCAAAAGGGGCGTCGGGGTTCCGTAAAAAGGCGTCCCGTATTCGAAATGCGATTTGCCGAGCATGTCCACGGCCGAGATGCCGGTGAGCTTTTCCATGGCCTTGTTCCAGAAAATCACGGAACCCTGCGCATCGACGACCATGGTCGGGTCGGGGAGGAACTCGATGATGTCGGCCAGGTTACGGTCGCGGATTTTGAGCCCCGCCTGGGCCTGGCGCAGATCGTCGATGAAAAGCGACTGCTGGTGGTTGGTCAGCGCCAGGGTGGAGAGATGTTCGGCAAAGCGGTGCAGGGCCGTACAGACCTTGGTGAACCGTTCCCGGGACATGTGGGGCACCTTTTGTAGTGCCTGGCGGAAGGCGTCCTCGTCGGCGCCGATTTCCCGGGCGTAGGCCATGGCGGCCGCGGCATCGAAGGATTCGTCGGCCACTTGGCCGATCAGCCAGGTGGCGATATGGCGCTGGCCGAAATAGATGGGGGTTGCCCCGTCGAGCAGCCCGCCGCTTAGGCAATTGGCCACAGCCGGGCCATGGAGGCAGGCCTGACCGAGGGTGACGTCCGAGCGGGTGCAGTTGGCGCGCCCTTTGGGCGTGCTGCGGATGCAATCACGGCAAAAGGTTGTGAAATTGCTTGGCTTGGTCAGGGGACGGCCGTCGGGAGTGGTGATGAGGGAGGCGACATCGGCGGCGGCGGCAAAGGCGTCCTGGATGCGCTGGATATCTTCCAGGGAAAAGATGTCCTCGAAACGAGGGACCCCGGGGGAGTTTTCCCGCCGGCCGAGCTCAGGGGCGTCGCTGCCTGCCTGCCGGCCATGTTGTTCCGGGGGCGTGTCGGTGGGTCTGTCGCGTTGCATATCCCCTCAAGAGCGTTCATGGTTTTTGCCACTATAAGCCAACGCGGTTTTTTTTTACAACAACTATTTCCGCAAGCGAGGGGGGGGGCGGCCTTCCGGGGAGGCCGGGAATAACGGGAGAGTCCAATGCGGTGTCCCGGCGCGTGCGCGCCGCAACACCGCAAAAAACAAGCCCCCGGGCCGTCGGGTCCAGGGGCTTGTTTGCACAGGGTGCGTGGAAAAGTTGGTGGTGGAGGCGGGGGGAATCGAACCCCCGTCCGAGAATGCTCCGCTCCTAGCGTCTACAGGCTTAGACCGAAAAACAATCTCGCCTCGGGCAGGCCTTCCGGCCGGGCCGCCTTCGGCCAGTCCGTCTGTTGTCTCGCGCGCCCCTCAACGGACGAAGGTTTGCGCCAGCCTGATGGGGGTTGGCGTCCCGGTTCAGCGTATCAGGCGTCAGCTGAGGGGACGCTGACTGTCATTAAGCAGCCAGAGCGTAATCGTAATCGTTGGCAGTTAACCAGTTGCCGCGTGTTTTACGAGGCCTCGCGGCACCTCGACCTGCAACCAGGGCTTCACTATCCCCGTCGAAACCAGGGCGCCCCCGTCGAAATTATATTGTAACGCATTGCGGCCGAAAGGCAAGGGGCACTTCGGCTAAAACATCTGGAGATGGCCTTGGTAGCCGCGCTCCTTCATGCAAGCCTCGGTGTCCTGCTTGCGCTGCCCGATGGGGCTGTCCGGAAAGGGCGGCGTGTTGACCTCAAGCGACGCCTTGCTGAAGCAATCGGAATAATCGTTTTCCACCGTGGCCTGCTCCACGCCCGGCTTGGAATAGGGGGCACGGGTGCAGCCGGCGACAAGGCCAAAAATGACAAGGAACGCCAAGATGGTGGGGCGCATAACGAGCCTCCTCGCGTCGACAGGGCAGAGAGCGACGCGGCGCATGAGAGTGACGAAAAGACGCTGTTGCGACGATATCCCGACGAACAGGCCCGAACCGCATGCCTTTTGGCTTACCGTGTGCCGCCGGTTTCGGGAAGCGTTTTTTCAGTCCGAGCCCCCGCAGACGCGCGTCGAACCCATCTGGAATACGGGCTTCGACCATCCTGCCTACCCCCTTTCGCGCGACACGTGGTCCAAGGCTTGGGCAGAAGCGCGCTTCGCGGCGGCTCCTTGGTCATGATGCCCGTCTTTTTCCAGCCGAATGCTCCGCCAGTGTCGCCAGGCCAATATCCTCGCAAGAAGGAAAGCGGAGAATCGCTTGCCGCTGTTGCGCCCGGGCAATGATACGGTTAGTGATTGTTACTTTTATCACAAAATGATGCACTAGCTTATCGTGGATTACACTTTACTTGTGACAATTTTCGCAAAAAAGTGATCTTTATGACGAGAATGACATCTTTTGCTTGCTATTCAGCTATGTGAAAAATAGAATAGTCACGCTTTTGAAAAAAATGTCTCTGTCGGGGCAACCCCGGGGAGACTCTTTAACACGAAAGGCGTTTCACTTTTGCACTGGAGATTATCATGCGGCGAATGAGTATAAAATGGTTGTTAATGACACTGGGTATAGCAAGCGTCATAGGTGCAGCGCTCACCATCTTTCTTCTCTATTTGCAGCAAGGAAGGATGTTCGGTTATTTGGAAAAAATCGGGAATGTTGACAGCCCGTTGCTCTTTCATCTCCAGGATGTTTATGCCCAGGGGCTGCAAACGGAACAGGCCACCCGCAATGTGATTCTCAATCCCAACGATCAAAAGGCCAAAGATAATTTCGCCGCTGCCGACAAAAAGTTCCGCAAAGCCCTCGCGGCGGCCGCTTCACTGGCCCGTGGGGACATGGCCCGACAACTCTCCGGTATTGAACCGCAATGGAACAAGAGTCACGACCTCAAGCTGCAATTGATGGAAATGGCCACCGCCGGCGATGTGAAGAAAGCCGTGACCATGCTCAACACCGAGGAAACGCCCTTGTGGCGGGCCATAAAGAATACGGTGCTTTCCCTCGTCAGCGTGCAGCAACGTGTCGCGGCGGACAACCTCAAGGCCATCGAGGCCGGAGAAACCTCCGTTTTTCATATGTTCCTGGGCATGGCCATTGTTTCGGTGATCCTGCTCATGGCGCTGATCGTCTTTTTGATTCGCGGCCTTGGCCGGGGCGCGGCGGCCATTATCGATTACGCCAAGACCATCGGAGGCGGGGATTTCAGCACCAAGCCGATCTCGGGCCTGCCCCGAGAGTTCGCCCAGATCGCCGCGTCCTTGCAGGAGATGGTCTGTTATCTGGAAACCTCGCTTGGGTATTACCAGGGCATCGTGCGCGGCATCGCAACGCCCTACGTCGTGGTGGACACCGAGGAAAAGCTGCAGCTTACCAACGACAGCCTCATGATGCTGATCGAGCAATCCGGCACTCCGCAGCAGCATTACGGGGAAAACGTGGCCGGCTTTTTTTACGGGGATTCCTCGCGCAAGACCGTACTCGCCACCGCCATGGCCGAGAACAAAAACATCCGCAAGGAAGTCGTGATGACCTCTCGCAAAGGAAATGCGCGCAATGTCCTTATTGACGCGTCCCCGCTTTACAACACCATCAACGGCCAATTGATGGGCTCGCTTTGCGTGTACCTGGACTTCACCGAACTGCGTCGGGGCGAGGCCGCCATGCAGGCCCAGTCCAACCGCATGCGCGAAACGGCCCGGGAAGCCCAGGCCATCGCCGACAGCCTGGCTCGGGAAATCGAGGATCTGACCCAGCGTGTGAACATGGTCGAAAGCGGCGCCATGCAGCAAAAGGACCGCATCGGCGAGACCGCCTCGGCCATGGACGCCATGGCCGAAGCCGTGACGGAAGTGGCGCAAAACGCCGCCGTCGCCGATTCCCTGGCCGAAGCGGCCAAGGAAAAGGCGGAGACCGGGGCCGGGATGGTGGCCGGTGTGGTGGAGGCCATCCGCAACGTCAACCGGCTTGCCGACGAACTGCGGCGGGACATGGACGAGCTTGGCGGGCAGGCCGAGGGCATCGGCAAGATCATGGGCGTCATCGCCGACATCGCCGACCAGACCAATCTGCTGGCGCTCAATGCCGCCATCGAGGCGGCCCGGGCCGGGGACGCCGGCCGGGGGTTCGCCGTGGTGGCCGACGAGGTGCGGAAGCTGGCCGAAAAAACCATGACCGCCACCAAGGATGTGGCCGGGTTTATCACCACCATGCAGCAAAGCACGCGCAAGAACATCGAAAAGACCGAACAGACCAGCCTCGCCATTCAGGACGGTACGAAAAAAGCCAACGATTCAGGTGAAATGTTGCAGGAGATCGTGGGCATCGTGGTCAAAACGTCCGACCAGATCCGCTCCATGGCCACCGCCGCCGAGGAGCAGTCCGCCACATCCGAGGAGATTCGCCGGGCCACGGAGGAGATCAACCGCATCGCCATCGATACCCTGGAGGCCATGGCCGCCTCGGCCAAGGCCGTGGCCGAACTGGGCGGACAGGCGCGGAGCCTGGAGACCGTGGTTTCGGGCCTGGAATCCGGCAAGGAAGCCATCGCGGCCTAGCGGGCGTTCGTTCGGGAAAGGAATCCGGAAGATGCTGCGAGAGGGGAAGCCTTTGAAAAGGGGCGTTGCCCCTCTTGCAGTTTCCCCTTTTCCTAGGCCAGCAAACCCACGAAGCGCCCCGTCACCTGGCGCAGGCGGCGGCTGAGGACCTGGCCCACGGCGAAAAGGACCTTGATGGCCAGTTGCGGCTGTTCGGCGGCCAGGGCGTCGAACTGCTCGCGGGTCAGGACCAGGAGGCGCACGTCGGTCTTGGCCACCACCGTGGCCGAACGCGGCTCGTTGTCGAAAAAGGCGATCTCCCCGATGACGGCGTCACGGCTCAGGTCGATGATGTGCCGTTCGGGCGCGCCGGTATCCTCTTTCTGGATGGTCACCACGCCCTCTTCCATGAAGGCCAGGGAATTGGCCTTGCGGCCTTCCTGAATAACGACCGTGCCGGCCGGAAAGGCGCTTTCCTGAAGGTAGGCGGCAAGGAGCCGGACTTCCTCGGCGGTGAAACCGGCCGCGAGTTTGAGGCTGCCGAGGTGCGTGGCGATGGTGGCGATTTCCGCTTCCCGTTGTCCCTGTTCCACATGGGCCTCCCCGACGGCCGCCATGCCGGCGACGTGTTTCGCGAGTTTTTGCCAGCCGTCCGCTGGGGCATCGTATACTCCTTTGCGGCAAGAAAAAAGGTCGAAAGGGCCGGTTGTGGTTCTTTACGCCGCTGGCATGCGACGATGGGGCTAGAGCGTGCACGGACTGTTACAACGCCGTCACATGGCGCAATCACGACCCGACCGGCTACCGCCGGTGAAAATGGGATAATACGGCATCAGGCGCTTGGCGAGACGGACTCTGTTATCGCGTTGTGACAGGGGGCGTTGTATTGTTGTGCCTTCGGTTGCCTCGGCGAACCTTCTCATGTACGGAGGGGAACCTATAACGGAGGATTCATGGTCAAGCGCATCGTCGGCTGGTTTTTGGTTTTCGTCTGCATGGTTTCCCTGGCCGGTTGCGGTGCGGCGCGGAAACGGCATCCGCTTATCGACCCCAATGCCCAGGAATTGTCCGTCATGGGCATGCGCAACGTGCGGGATTGGGGGGATGCGCTTTCGCCCATGCTCCAGAAAAGCCTCATTACGGGGGCGCGCCAATACGCCGCCTGGCGCAAGGCCAACAACCTTGGCCCGGAAAAGGATTTGTACCTGCTGGCCCTGTCCGGCGGTGGTGCGGACGGCGCTTTTGGCGCGGGTGTGTTGTGCGGCTGGACGGACAAGGGGGACCGGCCCGAATTTCGTGTGGTGACGGGCGTCTCCACGGGAGCTTTGTCCGCGCCGTTCGCCTTTTTGGGCAAAAAATACGACTCGGTTTTGCGCAAGCTGTATACCAATATCCAAACCAAGGATATTTTCTTTCTCAAAAGCATCTGGGACATCATCCGGGGTGATTCGGTGGCGGATACCGGACCGCTCAAGAAATTGGTCGAAACCGCTGTCACGCCGGAAATGATGGCCGAACTGGCCCGGGAACATGCCCGGGGCCGCCGGCTTTTCATCGCCACTACCAACCTGGACGCCCAGCGCAACGTGGTCTGGGATATCGGGGCCATCGCCTCCTCGGGCAATCCCAATGCCCTCGAGTTGATCCACAAGGTCCTGATCGCCTCGGCTTCCATTCCGGTGGCCTTCCCGCCGGTGTATATCCCGGTGGAGAAAAACGGCGAAACCTTCGACGAAATGCACGTGGACGGCGGGGTGATTTCGCAGTTCATCGTCTACGACGCGTATCTGCTGCCCAAGGAGATCGCGGAGGATACCCATGCCATGGCGGCCTACGATGCGCTGCACAAGCATGTCTGCATCATCGTCAACAACAAGCTCGGCCCGGTCAGCGAATCCGTACGGCCGCGCCTTGCCCCCATCGCGTTGCGTTCCATTTCCACGTTGATCAAGTCCCAGGCCAAGGGCTCGCTTGCCTACAGCTATCTGCTGACCAAGCGTGACGGTATGACGCTTGATTACATCGTCATTCCGGAAAATTTCGACAGCCCCAACAAGGAGCCCTTCGACCCTGCGGCCATGCGCAAGACCTTCGACATGGGCTATGCCCTGGGCAAGGAAGGCAAGGGCTGGCAATCCCTGCCCCCGGGCTACGTGGAGTAGCAGGGCGGCGCGCCTGGTCGATGCCTGAGGCGCTCATCGTTACAGACGGAAAAGGCCCGGAGGTTTGCCTCCGGGCCTTTTTTTGTCGGGGAGCAAAAAAGCTATGGCAAGTGTGGCTCAATCCCCGTCTTTCAGGCTGGAAGGGCCACAGCCGTCCCCGGATCATGGCGCAGGCCGGATTGCAACCGGCGTCGCGATGGTCGGCCGCGTTCCGGGCCGTATTCAGGGAGCGGGCTTGACGTCGCGGGTCACCGAGACGCCCGCCAGTTCGCGGTCCTTCGCGTCGAGGGCCGTCACCTTGACCTGCATCTTTTTCGGCATCTCCTTGGGGCAGGGCATCTGGTTCGGGCCGTAGAGCGACCCCTTGGGGACCATGGCCTGGGCTCCGTTGATGTACAGGCCCCTGTCGGTGGTCTGGAACCCGAAATCCTGGTTGAAGATTTCCGTCCCGAAATCGAAGTCCAGCACCTTCACATTGAGCTTCTTGGTCTTGGGCGGAACGCCGTGGATGCGCATCTCGGGCGAAACGTTCTGGCACATGTCCACCGCCTTGAAGCCGACATCCACGCCGAAGCCCTTGGCGAAATCCATGCCGTCGCTCGATTTGGGCGCGCAGCCCGCCATGATCGGCAACATCGTCAAGGCCGCAATGAGCAGCAGTCGCAACGGGTTCATGAAGTCTCCTTGTTGTCGTCGTTTTGGGCCTTCGACCGCGTCGTGGCAACGGATACGGCCAGGCCGGTCGTGGAGACGATAGCACGGGGCGGCGTGTTTTTGAACTCCGGAAACGGGGGCGTCGGGCCAAACCTTTTCGGCCCGCAAAAGAAAAAGCGGCCCAAGGGGGTGCCTTGAGCCGCGTTGTTGTCTGGTAGCGGAGGGAGGGAATTGAACCCCCGACACTGCGGATATGAGCCGCAGTAACCTTGCTTATTTCCCCAACAATGCTAGGTTCTATGCGGGTTGACTATTTTTCAACTACCATGGATTAAAGGATAATAGGGAATTTTGGGGAAGACTGAGAAAGGAACGGGGACCAAAAAATTTGGCCCACCTCACTGGAGGACGGTCGGCTGCGCCCGGACAACAACCTGGCAGAAAACGCTATCCGCCCCTTTGCCGTGGGTCGCAAGAACTGGCTCTTCTCAGGCCACCCACGCAGGGCCGACGCCTCGGCCACCCTGTACTCCCTCATCAAGACCACCAAGGCCAGCGACCTGGAGCCGTACCGTTATCTGCGTCACCTCTTCGAGCTCTTGCCTACGGCAACTTCCGACGCCCAGCGCAAGGCCCTTCTGCCACAGTATATCGATCCCAATAGCCTGATTATCCCTGCCTTAACTTCTGCCGTCTTCCGATTGCCCTGACAAGATGCGCCTTATTGAGCGCTTACGGGTCAAGCTTGACCGCGTCAGGCAAAGGGGGTGTTATATAAAAAACTTTTCGCTTTTCTGGACATCCCCAGGGAAGCGGTAGGCCAAGGAGGCGGACATGCCTGCGACCCCTCATGACGGCTACGGCCATACAGTGCCTCCCAGGAGTGGAGGAACGACTCTCGAATACACGTGCCCCATGCACCCGGAAGTGCGCCAGTCCGGCCCTGGGACCTGCCCCAAATGCGGTATGGCTTTGGAGCCGGTCCAGCCTGTCTCCGCGGAAGAGCCCGACCCGGAATACCACGACATGGCGCGTCGATTCGTGGTGGCGGCCATCCTGGCCGTTCCGGTCCTGGCACTGGCCATGGGCAACATGCTGCCGGGGCGCCCCATTGACAGGCTGCTGTCGCCACGGGTCCAGCAATGGTTGGAACTGGTCCTGGCCACGCCGGCCATCCTCTGGGCCGGCTGGCCCTTCTACCAACGGGCTTGGGATTCTCTCCTCCGTCGCAACCTCAACATGTTTACCCTGATCAGTCTGGGGGTGACGGCGGCGTACGGCTACAGCCTGGTGGCCCTGTTCTTTCCTGAGGTCTTTCCCCCCTCCATGCGCGTGAATGGTCTGGTGGAGGTGTATTTCGAGGCCGGGACGGTCATCGTGGCCCTGGTGCTCATGGGGCAAGTCCTGGAGCTTCGCGCCCGGCGTCGCACGGGTTCGGCAATGCGCGCTCTGCTTGAACTGGCCCCGGCCACGGCCCGGCGCATTGGCTCGGACGGCTCCGAAGAGGAGGTCCTTCTGGAGATGGTGGCTGCGGGCGACCAGCTGCGGGTCCGGCCCGGGGAAAAGGTGCCGGTGGATGGGGTCGTTCTCGAAGGCAAGAGCCAGGTGGACGAGTCCATGATCACCGGCGAACCTGTTCCCGTGGCCAAGGCCCCCGGGGATGCACTGGTGGGGGCCACGGTCAACGGCACCGGCAGCCTGGTCATGGAGGCCCGCAAGGTTGGATCGGAAACGCTGCTGGCTCGGATCGTTGCCATGGTCTCCGAGGCCCAGCGCAGCCGGGCGCCGATCCAGAACCTGGCCGATGCCGTGTCCGGCTATTTCGTGCCCACGGTCATCGGCGTGGCCGTACTGGCGTTTGTCGCCTGGATGCTTTGGGGCCCGGACCCCAGGTTGTCCCATGCCCTGGTGGCGGCGGTGTCCGTGCTCATCATCGCCTGTCCCTGCGCCCTGGGCCTGGCCACGCCGGTGTCCATCATGGTGGCCACGGGCAAGGGGGCCAGCCTGGGGGTGCTTTTCCGAGACGCAACCGCCATCGAAACCCTGCGAAAAGTCGATGTTCTGGTGGTGGATAAAACCGGAACCCTGACCGAGGGCAAACCCAGGCTGACGGAAGTTATCCCGACCGGGAATCGGGAGGAAGCGGATCTGCTTCGTTTTGCCGCCAGCTTGGAGCGCGGCAGCGAACACCCGCTCGCCGAGGCCGTGCTCGCCGGGGCCAAAGAGCGTGGCGTGACCCTGGCCGAGATGCGGGACTGGGAGTATCGGATCGGGATGGGCGTGACCGGGGTGGTCGAGGACAAGCGGGTGGCCCTGGGCAACCAGGCCCTGCTCGCGGAATTAGGTGTGGACGCCTCCAGTCTGGAAGGAAAAGCGGAATACTTGCGTACCCAAGGCCGCACTGTGGTCTATTTGGTGGCGGACAAGGAACTGGTCGGGCTTTTGGGTGTGGCCGATCCCGTCAAGACGACGTCGGCCGAGGCCGTGCGGGACTTAACCATAGCGGGGGTGCGCGTATTCATGCTCACGGGCGACACCCAGGCAACGGCCAAGGCAGTGGCGAATCAGCTCGGGATCAAGGACGTCCTGGCCGGGGTGCTTCCCGGGCAAAAGGCCGACAAAGTCCGGGAGCTCATGGCCCAGGGGCACATGGTGGCCATGGCCGGCGATGGC
Proteins encoded in this window:
- a CDS encoding copper-translocating P-type ATPase codes for the protein MHPEVRQSGPGTCPKCGMALEPVQPVSAEEPDPEYHDMARRFVVAAILAVPVLALAMGNMLPGRPIDRLLSPRVQQWLELVLATPAILWAGWPFYQRAWDSLLRRNLNMFTLISLGVTAAYGYSLVALFFPEVFPPSMRVNGLVEVYFEAGTVIVALVLMGQVLELRARRRTGSAMRALLELAPATARRIGSDGSEEEVLLEMVAAGDQLRVRPGEKVPVDGVVLEGKSQVDESMITGEPVPVAKAPGDALVGATVNGTGSLVMEARKVGSETLLARIVAMVSEAQRSRAPIQNLADAVSGYFVPTVIGVAVLAFVAWMLWGPDPRLSHALVAAVSVLIIACPCALGLATPVSIMVATGKGASLGVLFRDATAIETLRKVDVLVVDKTGTLTEGKPRLTEVIPTGNREEADLLRFAASLERGSEHPLAEAVLAGAKERGVTLAEMRDWEYRIGMGVTGVVEDKRVALGNQALLAELGVDASSLEGKAEYLRTQGRTVVYLVADKELVGLLGVADPVKTTSAEAVRDLTIAGVRVFMLTGDTQATAKAVANQLGIKDVLAGVLPGQKADKVRELMAQGHMVAMAGDGINDAPALAAAHVGIAMGTGTDVAMESAGVTLVKGDLRGIVRARHLSQATMRNIRQNLFFAFVYNALGVPLAAGVLFPSLGILLSPMIAAAAMSVSSVSVLANALRLRSLKF